The Pirellulales bacterium genome segment GCGGTGCTACAGAGTCAAAAGCCTCGGTGTCGGCTGATCATTCCTTCGTCAGCTTGGGCGACGGCGAGCTGCCGGCCACGCGACGGGACCTGTTCCAGTGTCGGCTGATCATTCCTTCGTCAGCTTGGGCGACCGCCCGCCTCGCAAACCTCTCCGCAGAGCATGAAGTCGATCGCGCAGTTCTTTCTCCGCCGCCGGAACATCCTCTCCGTCGCCCGGCAAAGAAACAGGCATTTCGTGCTCAAGCACCGCGTAGACTGGAACCAGCGCGTCGTCCGGACAGTGGCCAACCAGCTCTGCCGCACTAGTTTCTCGGCGCTGTCGTGCCGTCTTGCTGGGCGACGATGTGGATTCCGTCGTCGCGCGGCGGCCAGATTTTGCGCGGCCGCAGTTCGCCGCTCTCCGCCGCCCGTTGCTGGTTGACTTCGTCGGGCAGGCAGATCGGCTGCAACGAGCAGCGCGGGCAGCGCGGGTCGTTCACCAGCGGCAAGGAACGCGGGCCGGCGGCGCAGGCCTTCGCGGCTGCCAGAATCGCCAGCGCATCCGCTCGCAGCAGATCGTCGACCGGTACGACTAAGCGACGTTTCTCGGCCGCGTAATAGAGCGTGGCTTCGGGCACGGTGTAGCCCGCTTCCTCCAACAGAATCGCTTGCAAGCCGACCTGTGCGCGGTCGGTGGGCCACGGCTCGACCGGTGAAGCGCCGTCGTCGGGCTCACCGGCGAAACTGACGCGATGCGGTCGACCCTTGCTGGTGTTGCTCCCGATGGATCGCCCTCCATGGGATGGACACCGGGACATTCCGTGGATCCCGGCTTAACGCGTGGGGAACGATCCGACGGCGTTTGCCACACGTTGGCTTCCATTGCCTCTGCCCAGCGAAAGTATGATTCGAGCGCTGGCCGAAGAAAAGAGAATTCCGATGGAACTTTCGCGTTGCTACGCGGCCGCGGCACGGCGGGCCCGTACATTCAGCCGTCCAAGCCGGAAGTCGCCAGCAATCAACAACTCGGCAAGATCACTCGAACAGAGCAGACTCAACTCGGCCGGACGCCGTCGAGCCAAGGGGTCGGCCCAACCGTCCGCGCGGGCGTGATCTGCGGACGAGTCGGCCATTTCGCGTCCGGGGTGCAACGCCACCTCAATCCGGTGCCGCCTTGCCGACAACTGCAAAAAACGGCCCAATAAAGCCAGGTCGATCCGCCCCGCATGCGAGGTGCCGAAATAGGCGTCGGCCGCGTCCAGGCCGGCCGACCTAAGCCGGCTTTGCGATCGGCCGGCGTAGAATTGCTTGACGAGCGAGACGCCGCATTGGGCCACCCGCATTCCGGGCCACAAGCTGGTGCGCCAGTGCCCCGGCTCGCGGGCCGCGCGCACGTAAGAAATCGAGAAACGGCGTGCCAGTTGAGGCACGATCTGGGCGATCACCGGCATCATTTCAATATATTGATGGCCGTTGAGGTGCGTGGGCGTCAGGCAATGGTCGAGCAGCCATTCGATCTGCGCCGACAACTCTTGCTCGATCGCGGCCCGCCACCGCCCAGCGCCCAGCAGCAACCGCCTGAACAGCCCGCCCGGCGGCAGGAAGCGTCCCTCCTCATCCAAGAGTTCATCGCGATAGCGCGGACCGATCAGCGGGCGCCCCTGAGTCAAGTTCAGGTGTACGCCCAGGTCGAACGGTGCCTCTCCGTCGCCCACCCGGCTGCGGCGAGGCATCGACGGTAACGCGCCGGCGGACCGCCGCTCTTCAAGCTGCCGCCAGCGAGCGACCGCCAGCCCGGCGGCGGGCGCGTTCGTCAGCAGCGACGTGCTGGTGAGCAAGCCCGCGGAAAAGCCATCCACGATGCCGTGCGTCACCGCCGCATTCATACCGAAATCGTCGGCGTGCAAAACCAGCCATCGCACCGCGGACGAATCGCTCATGCCGCCCTCTTTGCTTCACAGCCGCTCGTATCGATTGCAACCCCCGAGAACGCCTGTCCGGCGCGTCCGCGCCATTCCAGAATCAGCCAGGCCAACAGCAGCAATCCGCCCAACGGCTGGCTGCCGTGCTCGTTCGAAAAATTGCGAATGTGCTTGCCGAACAGGTCGGTGGTCATCGGCCCCATCATCAGCAAGCCGGCCACGAGCAGGCCGCGGACGGGCCAGGCCGACCGCCGGTGCCAGGCCTCGACCAGCGCCCAGGCCACGACCGGGGATGCCGCCACATAGGTACACGCTTCGGTGGCGGGCCCGAACAGCACCACCCACACCAGAAACCAAAGCGACGCCCGGAAGATCGCCTCGCGGCGGTCGGGCGAGCGACGCGCGATCGCCAGGCAGATGACCATCACCGCGGCTCCGGCCAGCACGCCCAGCATGGCGAACGTTCGTTGCGACATCGGCTGGCCCAGCACCACGAACAACTGGTCGATGGAACGCAGCCGCTCGCGCATCAGCTCGGTGCTGTCGCGCAGATGGTGCCACCAGCTCTGGTATTGCATGAGCACCAGCGACGGCCGATGCGCGGCGAACGGCAGCGCGAGTCCGGCCGCCAGCGCGGCGATAAACCGGCCCGCAAACTGCCAGGGAAAAAGCACGCTCAGCACCATTGCCAGCGCCAGCGGATAGCCCTTGATCAGCGTCGCCCAAGCAAGCCAGCAGGCCGCGCGGTTCCATTTGCCTTCGCCCGCCGCCGACAGCCCCAGCAGCAGCGAGCCGAGCATCATCAAGTTCGCCTGGCTGTTATAAAGACTGTGCAGCGCCAGGGGGATGACCAGCAGAAGCTCGGCGGCCATTTCGTTTCGCGATAGCCGCCGCGGAGAGAGGCGCCGTCCCCAGGCGTAAAGCCCCCAGACGAAGAGGCCGCAGTTCAGCAACTTCCACACGGCCGAACTGACGCCGTCGGGCAGCAGGGCCAGCGGCGTCAGGGCCACGGCAAACATCGGACTGTAGCGATAGTATTCCCGTGCCGGAACATACATGTCTTCGCCGGCCAGCCAACCACGCGCGGCGCCGAGGTACACGTCGTACACGCTATGGTTGTAGGGCAAGCAGAAAGCATGGATCACCAAGCCGACTATCAGGCACAGCCAGGTGTTTCGCGCGGCCGCCGGCCAATCGATCTTCGATCGACTGCGTTGCCAACGCTCTGCCACGGATGCCATGAAGTCGTCGCCAGGTGTCTGCAAGAGGTTTCTCAGGCGGCTTTGCGGGACTCGCGAGGCACAACCGGGACGCGGACCGGCGGAACGCTCTTGCCCGATATGCGATCGCGGGCCGCCAGCCAGGCCACGTCGCGCAGCATGCGCCAGCCGTGCCGCGAAACCGAGAGCGTGGACGAGTATTCGTTGATCAGCCGCACGGCGACGCGGCGGAACGGCAGGCCAAGCCGGTGGCACAAGAGTACCACCTCGGCGTCAAAGGCAAAGCCGTCCAGCGTGGTCCGCGAAAAGATGTCAACCGCCGCCGGCCGCGCGAAGATCTTGAGGCCGCACTGCGTATCGCTGACTTGCTTGGAAATCGCCAGCCGCACAAGCTGCCGGAACGCCGCGCTGGCCACAATCCGCGAGACCTTGCGCCGCACATGGCAGGTCGCCCCGGCCAGGTCGCGGGCGCCAAACACCACCTGGCAGTCGCCCCGCCGGATCCAATGACATGCCGTTTGCAAGGCGCTGAGATCGTAGGGCAGGTCGGCATCGGTGAAGGCCACGATTTGCCCGGTGGCGGCCAGCATGCCTTGCCGCACGGCGGCTCCCTTGCCGGCGTGCCGCTCCAGCCGCAGGGTCGAAAAGCGCCGGCCGAATTGCTCGCTCACGGCCGCCGTCCCATCGCGGCTGCCGTCGTCGACGACGACCACACGATAGTCGAGGCCCCAAGCGTCGAGGAATCCGCGCAGCCCCGCCAGGGTGCCGGGCAAGCGGCATTCTTCCTCGTAGGAAGGCACAAGCACCGTCAATTCGTGATCGGCGGCCGCCAAAATAGTCATTCTTTTGGTCACCGTGCAACGCCAGGCTGCCGCGGACGCGCGTCCGCGGCCGACCCGACGTGTCGGCGGACTCCCGGTGAGGAGGAAGTAGTCGTAAGCGCCCATCTTTTCGGCAGCTTTCGCTGGAAACTTTTACCGGATTTGGCCGACGGCGCGAAGAACGGAAAAAAATGGAACGGCAGGTTTCAGGAGCAACGAGAACGGCGAATGCGGTAGATTGGCTAAGCGGCGTGGTTCTGCGACAACGGGCCGTTTCTTTCTTATGGCGAGCACGCCGGTTCGGCCGGCCCGCTGCGCGAGGGCAAGCTCACCACCTTCGAAGGCGGCGTGCGCGAGCCCTGCCTGGCGCGCTGGCCGGGCAAAGTTCCCGCCAGCCGCGTCTGCGATGAAATCGTCTCCACGATGGACCTCTGCGTGACGATTGCCGGGCTTGCCGGCGCCAAGCTGCCCGACGTGAAGTTCGACGGCATCGACATCGCACCGTTGTTGTTCGGCCAGCAGGGCGCCAAGGGGCGCGACGTTTTCTGGTACTACTCGGGCGACGAGCCGCACGCCGTGCGGCAGGGCGACTGGAAGCCGCACTTGCCGCACGAGTATCTGACCGTGGCGGGCGAGCCGGGCAAAGGCGGCAAATCGTCGAACTACGGCCAGCTCAAGCCGCAGTCGATCGAGCTGTCGGGCATTCGCGGCATCGCCAGCCGGCACGGCTACCGCGTCGAAAAAATCGGCCTCTCGCTCTACAACCTGCACGACGATCCGCGCGAAGCCAGGAACGTGGCCGAGCAACATCGCAACGTCGTCGAGAGGTTGCAAGCGGTCGTCGCAGCGGCCCGCGCCGACCAGGCGATTCGCTCACCGGCGTGCCGGCCAAGAACGTCCGGCCGCATGGCGATGCCCGCCCGAATTGACGTACCGACCAGCCGGGCCGACAATGTAGTTGTACTCGCTCGAAATCGCGACTGGACTGGATCACAAAACGGGGTGCGCGAATCTGACGTCGTTTTGGAACGCACGTGAATAAAAAGGACTGTTGGATGTCAACCGAACGTATTGAGATGAACCCTCGTGTGATGCTTGGCAAGCCCGTGATTCGCGGCACACGGATCCCCGTAGAAATCGTCTTGCGGAAACTGAGCGAAGGAGCGACGGAAGCCGAGTTGCTCGATGCTTATCCGCGATTGACCCGAGAAGACATCCAGGCGGCCCTGGCGTATGCGGCCGACACGGTCGCACATGAAGAGACCGTGCTCGCGGGCCCCGCAGCAAGCGCGACGTAGGTTAAACCGTGCTGTTTTTGGCCGACGAAAGTTCCGATTTTTCGGTAGCCCGCGCATTGCGCGCCGCCGGGCACGACGTGACAACTGTCGCCGACATTTTGCCTCGCGCTGATGATCAACACGTGTTGGATCTCGCGCGACGTGAACAACGCATCTTGCTGACGGAAGACAAGGACTTCGGGCAGCTCGTCTATGCGGATCAGCAAGCATCCGGCGGCGTGATCCTGATGCGCTATCCGGCAAACGCGCGGACCGCGCTGCCCGGCGATGTTGTTCAACTTGTCGCGGATCGCGGGCCAGATCTCGTTGGCCGGTTCGTGGTGATGAAACCGGGCCGATACCGGCTAGGTTCCAAAAAGCCCTGATCGAAACCATGCCCCGCGTGGAGAGGTGAGGCATTGCGCTCGCCGGGTGGCAAGTCACTGCGCGGCGACTCGTTTCACCGACACATAGTACGCTCCCCGCGATTTTCCGTCCGCGGAGGTAAACCACGTTTCCAGCCTGGTCGAACCGGCGGGCAACGACGCCTCGAACTCCACCGCGACTGCCCCCGGCGAAACGTCGCGCTCTTCGTCGAACGTGAAGACGCGCAGCCGTGCTCGCGTGACGGGAATCGCGCGGCCACCGGCGACTGCCGAGCGGACCGGAAGATCGACCTCCTTCGGCCAACGGCGCAACGCAATCCGATACTTGCCGGCCTGTGCGACGCGGACCGTCCAATAGCCGTTCGCTTCGAAGCCGCGCCGCTCTGAATGAACCGCATCCGTCTTCGCGTGTCAATCTTTGCGATCGCCGAATCAAGGCGTCGCCCTATCCCCGAGTGGGCCGAGAACTCCCGCCGCTGGATCGCCGAGATGTGCGGCGTCAGCCACACCTTTGTGTCGTCAATTCGATGTCAGGTGGTAACCGTTACCACGTCTCACAAGGGGGGACATCGCTGAACCTGCGGTTTGGCAAGGGAGTGATCGCGGCTTTAGCCATTGGCGACAACAGTTTTCGTCGGACGACGATCCCACGGGGCGTGGATGACTCGAAAAGCGGCAGTGTGGTCGATAAACTAGCGTTGGGCTATGGGCCGCCGTTTCGCCGACGAGCATCAGCAAAATCCCGTGGCCAACGAGATGGCCGCCTTTCCGCCGCGGGAGCGAGAAGCCTTCATGGCTCACTGGAAAAAGATTCTTGCCGACCACAACGCCATCAAGCGCACGATTCTGCTTGGACCGGAGATCGCCGGAAACGTGGTTTGCTGGGAGCAGTCGGGCGAACGGCTCGTTGGGTACTGGCTGGGCAGGCGCTTTTGGGGCCAAGGCATCGCCTCTCGAGCCATGTCCGGATTCGTCTCGGCGATTCCGGCACGGCCGCTCCATGCTCACGTCGCCAAGACCAATGTGGCCTCCATCCGCGTCCTGGAGAAATGCGGCTTCCAAGTTACCGGCGAAAGCCGCGCGGCGGCCGCAACCGGCGGCGGAGTCGTCGACGAGCTTATCTATTCGCTCTTCGAGTCGGCTGGA includes the following:
- a CDS encoding Dna2/Cas4 domain-containing protein; translated protein: MSRCPSHGGRSIGSNTSKGRPHRVSFAGEPDDGASPVEPWPTDRAQVGLQAILLEEAGYTVPEATLYYAAEKRRLVVPVDDLLRADALAILAAAKACAAGPRSLPLVNDPRCPRCSLQPICLPDEVNQQRAAESGELRPRKIWPPRDDGIHIVAQQDGTTAPRN
- a CDS encoding ChbG/HpnK family deacetylase, whose product is MSDSSAVRWLVLHADDFGMNAAVTHGIVDGFSAGLLTSTSLLTNAPAAGLAVARWRQLEERRSAGALPSMPRRSRVGDGEAPFDLGVHLNLTQGRPLIGPRYRDELLDEEGRFLPPGGLFRRLLLGAGRWRAAIEQELSAQIEWLLDHCLTPTHLNGHQYIEMMPVIAQIVPQLARRFSISYVRAAREPGHWRTSLWPGMRVAQCGVSLVKQFYAGRSQSRLRSAGLDAADAYFGTSHAGRIDLALLGRFLQLSARRHRIEVALHPGREMADSSADHARADGWADPLARRRPAELSLLCSSDLAELLIAGDFRLGRLNVRARRAAAA
- a CDS encoding glycosyltransferase 87 family protein, which translates into the protein MASVAERWQRSRSKIDWPAAARNTWLCLIVGLVIHAFCLPYNHSVYDVYLGAARGWLAGEDMYVPAREYYRYSPMFAVALTPLALLPDGVSSAVWKLLNCGLFVWGLYAWGRRLSPRRLSRNEMAAELLLVIPLALHSLYNSQANLMMLGSLLLGLSAAGEGKWNRAACWLAWATLIKGYPLALAMVLSVLFPWQFAGRFIAALAAGLALPFAAHRPSLVLMQYQSWWHHLRDSTELMRERLRSIDQLFVVLGQPMSQRTFAMLGVLAGAAVMVICLAIARRSPDRREAIFRASLWFLVWVVLFGPATEACTYVAASPVVAWALVEAWHRRSAWPVRGLLVAGLLMMGPMTTDLFGKHIRNFSNEHGSQPLGGLLLLAWLILEWRGRAGQAFSGVAIDTSGCEAKRAA
- a CDS encoding glycosyltransferase — its product is MTILAAADHELTVLVPSYEEECRLPGTLAGLRGFLDAWGLDYRVVVVDDGSRDGTAAVSEQFGRRFSTLRLERHAGKGAAVRQGMLAATGQIVAFTDADLPYDLSALQTACHWIRRGDCQVVFGARDLAGATCHVRRKVSRIVASAAFRQLVRLAISKQVSDTQCGLKIFARPAAVDIFSRTTLDGFAFDAEVVLLCHRLGLPFRRVAVRLINEYSSTLSVSRHGWRMLRDVAWLAARDRISGKSVPPVRVPVVPRESRKAA
- a CDS encoding sulfatase/phosphatase domain-containing protein, translating into MREGKLTTFEGGVREPCLARWPGKVPASRVCDEIVSTMDLCVTIAGLAGAKLPDVKFDGIDIAPLLFGQQGAKGRDVFWYYSGDEPHAVRQGDWKPHLPHEYLTVAGEPGKGGKSSNYGQLKPQSIELSGIRGIASRHGYRVEKIGLSLYNLHDDPREARNVAEQHRNVVERLQAVVAAARADQAIRSPACRPRTSGRMAMPARIDVPTSRADNVVVLARNRDWTGSQNGVRESDVVLERT
- a CDS encoding DUF433 domain-containing protein yields the protein MSTERIEMNPRVMLGKPVIRGTRIPVEIVLRKLSEGATEAELLDAYPRLTREDIQAALAYAADTVAHEETVLAGPAASAT
- a CDS encoding DUF5615 family PIN-like protein, whose product is MLFLADESSDFSVARALRAAGHDVTTVADILPRADDQHVLDLARREQRILLTEDKDFGQLVYADQQASGGVILMRYPANARTALPGDVVQLVADRGPDLVGRFVVMKPGRYRLGSKKP
- a CDS encoding GNAT family protein gives rise to the protein MGRRFADEHQQNPVANEMAAFPPREREAFMAHWKKILADHNAIKRTILLGPEIAGNVVCWEQSGERLVGYWLGRRFWGQGIASRAMSGFVSAIPARPLHAHVAKTNVASIRVLEKCGFQVTGESRAAAATGGGVVDELIYSLFESAG